In the Deltaproteobacteria bacterium genome, CAGATGGAGTCTTCTCCGCCTCGCGGCCGCTGTTTTCGTCGCGGGTGTGGCCGCCTGTGACAGCAAGCCCCCGCCAGAGCAACCGAAACAATCGACGGGGATTTCCCCGAGGGTCATGGCCGACGCGCTGTTCGCGGTTTTGTCGTCGGACCGTACCGTCTATGCGAACGAGGTGGTCTATCGCCTGCAGGACGTGGATGAGGTGCTCAAGGCCAGCGAGCACTGGGAGCGGGACAAGGTGTTGCCGTTGCCGGCTCAGATGTTCAAAATGGGAGCGGGACTGGCGGCCAAGACGACCGATGCGTTCGACTACGCGTTGTTGTCCAAGTGGCCCATCAACAAGAACAGCAAGCCGAGAACCGAGGTCGAACGCACCGGGCTGGACCGTGTCGCCGAGAATGCGTCAAGGCCCTTTTATGGCGGAGAGACCCGCGACGGTCGGGAGTATCTCATCGCGGTGTATGCCGACGTCGCCGTATCGCCCTCGTGCGTGACGTGCCACAACGCCCACAAGAACAGCCCGCGGACGGACTTCAAGCTCGGCGACGTCATGGGCGGCATCGTGGTCCGTATCCCGCTGCCCTGAATTCCACGCCGGCCGAAGGCGCTTCGAGAGCAGCGCGGGCGCGCCATTTTCCTCTGCTCGAAACCGCCGCCGCCAATCTCGACCGGGAACGGGAACGGCCGTCAGCCTTGCGCCGCGCGGGCCTTCTCGGCTTCGATGACGACGTCGGTGAGGTATTCTTCCTGCTCCACGATGGTGTAGAAGGCGAGCGAGCCGTCGTCCTTCACGGGCCGGCCGCCGAAGAAGTGGAAGGCGTGGCCGTCCCAGTCGTAGAACTCGTCGCCGCGCTCGAAGATGGCCTTCCAGCGGTAGCCCACCGGACTGCGGTGCAGGCCGGTGCGCGCGGGCAGCGCGTCCTCCTGCTCCAGGGTGAGGGTGTCGTCCTCCTTGGCCATGGCTTCTTCGGGCAGGGTCTCCCACATGCGCCGGTAGTTGGGCATGAACTCGTCGGCCCGCACGGTCAGCGCCGTATGCATGTCCCACCACGGTCCGTGTCCGGCCACGCGCTCGTCCACCTGGTCCGCGAGCTTGTAGATGAGCCGGCCGCCCGCTTGCAGCCGCAGCACCAGGTTGCCCTCGGCCACGTTGGGGTTCACTTCCGGTTCCAGGGCGCAATACTTGCCGAAGAAGTCGGCGGTGCGGCCCAGGTCCCGGGAACCGTACACGGCGTGGCTGATGCGCCCGACGCCCTCGGTGGTGCAGATCTCCATGGCGCCCTCGGGCATGTGCTCCGGCGCCCAGAACTCGAACTGGTTGCCGTCGGGATCGGCGAAGTAGATCACCGTGCCCTCGTCGCCGCCGTCCGCCGTCCGTACCGGGTCGGTATGGGGGATGTCGTGGCGGTCGAGCCGTTTGAGATGCCGGTCGACGTCCTCGGCGCGGATGTAGAAGCCGCACCGCGGCAACTCCTCGCCCAGGGGCTTGGTCTCCGGGTAGACCTCGGGCTGGAGGAACGCGCCGATGCGGCACGACTCGCCTTCCCACCACAGGAAGCACATGATCGGCACATCCTTCTGTCGCGCCTTGGTGGTGATGCCGTTGATGGGCCGGCGGGTGATGCCGGTGGCGTTCACCGCCCAGTCCACCCAGTTCACCATGTCGTTGGTGCCGACGATGAAGTGATCGATCCAATGCACGACGCCGCGCGGTTCCTGTGTGGTCATTGCTTGCCTCCCTTCGGCTGCCAGCCCGAGTGTTCCTCGGCTTGCGGGCCATGAGACGCCGATACCAAAGCGGGTTACCGGTGTCAACGGCGCACGGGCCTTGTCCCGGTTCATTCGTCGAGGGACTTCATGTAGTCGATGACGTTACGCCGGTCCTTTTCCTTGAAGTACTTCATCGTCATGCGCGACTTGACCTTGGGGTCCTTGAGAAAGCCCCGGAGAAACTTCTTGGGGTTCCTGAGGTACTGGGACAGGGTCTCGTCGCTCCAGACCAGGCCTTCCTTGCCCGCGCGCACGTAGGCAGCCGAGTATCGGAATCCTTCGGCCGTTCCCGCGGGCCGGCCCAGGACTTTGTGGAGCGTGGGTCCGGTCTTGTGTTTGCCCGCCACGTCGGTATGGCACACGAGACACCGCTTGAAGACCTTCTTGCCGGCCGCCAGGTCCGGCTCGGCCAAGGCCGTGTTCGCACCCAAAGCCGCCCATGTCATAAGTGCCGACAACAGGAGAATGCCTGGTGCCATCGTGAAGCCTCCCGTGCTCATGGTGTATGGGTTGCCGGCCACCGGTCGGTGTGGCCCTTCCTCCTACAATTTAGGTACTGCCGGCGGGAATTGAAAGAGAACGACGGACCCGCGGGAGCGTCTTCCTTGTTGTTTCGGTGCCGCTGCCGGTGGTAGGATGATGTTGTCGGATACCTGCCCTGGTGCCGGTTTCGAGGCGCCCGGCACGGTTGGCTCGACTCGGTTGAAGAAGGTCTCTTGCAACAGGGGGCTCGGCAGGTGGTGCTTACGAGAATGACCTTCGCGTTGGTCCTGGCGACCTTGCTGTGTTCGGCCGCCGTGGTGAACGCGGCCGCCGAGGGCGGAAAGGACGTCGCGGCGGCCCGGGGCGAACTGGGCAAGCGGCTGTTCTACGACGAGCGGCTGTCCGGCGACGTCAATTTCGCCTGCGCGACCTGCCACCAACCGGACAAGGCGTTCAGCGACGGCAAGCCCCTGTCCGCCGCCTACACGGGCGCCGCCCACTTCCGCAACACTCCCACCCTCGCCAATGTCGGCGGCCGCGCCGCGTGGATGCACGACGGCCGCCTGGGCACGAACCTCAACGACGTCATTCGCGAGATGATCACCGAGACCTACCTCATGAACATGGACATGAGGCTCATGCAGGAACGTCTCAAGCAGGATCCGGTCTATGTGAAGATGTTCCGCGCCGCCGGGCTGGGCGAGCCGTCCAACGGCGGCGCGCGCAGGGCCCTGGCCGTGTTCCTGGGCACTCTCGTCTCGCACGGCGCGCCGGTGGACACGGGTACGCTCTCGGCGGCTGCCCGGCGGGGACAGGCGCTGTTCCAGGGCCGGGCGGGCTGCGCCGCGTGTCACTCGGGGGCACGATACACCGACGACAAGCCGCACAACACGGGCGTCCCGGACAATCCGGAGATATGGGCCGATCCGCGACGGCACTCGGCCTTCGTGACCTACGCCAAGTTCATGGGGATCGAGAACTACATGAGCCTGCGCGAGGATCCCGGCGCGTACGTGCGCACGCACCGGCCGGAGGACCGCCGCGGCTTCCTCACCCCGACCCTGCGCGAGCTTGAGTGGACGGCCCCCTACATGCACAACGGCGTGTTCCAGTCGCTGGAGGAGGTCGTGGACTTCTACGACGCGGGCGGCGGCGACGACCCGCTCAAGGACCGGCGGCTCAAGCCCCTGGGGCTGACGGCGGACGAGAAGGCCGATCTTGTGGCTTTTCTCCGGGCGCTGAGCGGCCGGACGTTCAATACCGACGAATTCGTCTGGCGCGTGGACGACTACGATTACGAGCCGGTTCGAGACTGGCGCAAGGCACCCAACTAGTGTTGCGTCTCAAGCGCAACACTAGATGCGGCGCCGCGGATGGTCATGCCGGCGAACCGTCCCGGACATTGGGGGAGACGGCGGTGAACGTGATTCTCGTGATCCTGATGGCGGCGATGCTGGCCGTAGCGGCGCCGGCGGGCGCCGTGCGGCCGCCCGGGTTGGAGCCCCTGGGTCCGCCGCCGGTCCCGGCGGACAACCCGATGTCGGCGGAGAAGGTCGAGCTTGGCAAGCTGCTGTTCTTCGATCCCATCCTCTCGGGCAACTACGCCATGCCGTGCGCCGTCTGCCACTTCCCCGAGGCGGGCTGGTCGGTGCCGGAAGCCGTGAGCACGGGCTATCCCGGCACCATACACTGGCGCAACAGCCAGACCATCATCAACGCGGCCTACTACGGCAAGCTCTTCTGGGCCGGGTCCTCCAAATCGCTGGAGTCCCAGGCGCGCTCCGCCGCCAGGGGCGCGGTGGCGGGGAACGGCGAGGACGACATGATGGAGGCGCGGCTCGCCTTCGTGCCCGAGTACCGCCGCCGCTTCAAGGAAGTCTTCGGCGACGACTGGCCCAACATCCGCCACGCGTACATGGCCATCGCCGCGTTCCAGCGTACGCTGGTCCAGACGGCCACGCCCTTCGACCGCTACATGCGCGGCGACGATGCCGCGTTGAACGCGCCGCAAAAGCGGGGCCTCGCGCTGTTCGCCGGCAAGGCCAACTGCATCGCCTGTCACCACGGGTCGCTGCTGACGGACGAGAAGTACCACAACGTGGGCGTACCCCCCTACAAAGGCTGGGAAGACGACGCGGTGGCGCAGATCACCTTCCGCTTCGAGCTCTACGCCAAGGGCGTCACCGAGGCCATGTACCGCAAGACCAAGGACGACCCGGGTCTCTATTTCCGGACCAAGGAGAAGAAGCACCTGGGCAAGTTCCGCACCCCGAGCCTTCGCTACACCCGGTACACGGCTCCCTACATGCACAACGGCATGCTGGAGACGCTGCGCGACGTGGTCGAGTTCTACAACGGAGGTGGCGGCGAGAACGAGTTCGCCGCCACCAAGAGTCCGTTGATCCGACCCCTGGGCCTCACCGACGCGGAGAAAGACGATCTGGTGGCCTTCCTGGAGAGCCTTTCGGGCGAGGAGATCCTGATGGAGACACCGGACATCCCGGTGATGGAGCCGCTCCCGCCGCCGGGCGGGACGGGCTCATAATGTGCGGAAGGTGAAGTCGCGCCGATCCCGGAGGTCAGCACCATGACGATATCCTGCCGAAAACCCGCCGAAACCTCGGGCGACCCGGAGAGACACGACTCCACGCCCTGCCTCGTGAGCCGGCGCAGCTTTCTCCTGTGGAGCGGTATCACCACCGCGGTGATCATGGTCGGTATCCCCGGGCGTCCCGAGGCGCAAACGCCGGCGGTGGTGTCCACCTATCCGCGAAAGCTCATCGGCAAGCTGTCGTCCCTGGAGCTGGATGAGCCTGTCGATTTCGAGTATCCGGACGAGGGTGACTACGCGGAGTCGATCCTGGTGAAGCTGGGCACCCCGGCGGGCGGCGGCATCGGCCCCCGCCGCGACGTGGTGGCGTTCAACTACACCTGCACCCACCAGGGCGGCCCGCTCCAGGGGACGTATCGGGGCGGAGACAAGGCATTGGGGCCGTGCCCGCTGCACCTCACCACCTTCGACCTGACGCGCCACGGCATCTTCATTTCGGGCCAGGCATATCAATCGCTGCCACAGGTGCTGCTGGAGCTCGATGGCGACGACATCTACGCGGTCGGCATGTTCGGCCTGATCTACGGCCGGTCCGACAATCTCCAGTCGTGAGGATTCGCTGTCATGGCTACGCCGTATCACATTCCTGAACAGAACGTGCCGCTGCCGCCGCCGGACGCCGAAGTCATCTCCACGGCGTGCGACTACTGCGTGGTGGCGTGCGGTTACAAGGTGTACCGCTGGCCCGTGCGGCGCGGGAAGAACGGCGGCCCGGGGGCCGATGACAACGCCTTCGGCCTGGATTTCCCGGTGGAGCCCCTGGGCCCCTGGGTGGTTGCGGACCAGCACAACATCGTCCTGCACGAAGGCCGGCCGCACCATGTCGTCATCGTCCCGGACAAGGACACGGACTTCGTCAATTACCAGGGCGACTCCTCGGTGCGGGGCGGCCTGATCGCGCAGAAGGTCTACAACCCTGACAAGCCCACCCGCGACCGGCTCCGGTCTCCCCTGGTGCGGATCTTCGGGGTGCTGATGCCGGTGACATGGGACTTCGCCCTCGACGTCGCGGCGCAGGTGGGCAACTACGTCCTGGCGAAGCACGGCACCAACGCCTACGCCGTGAAGACGTTCTCCTACGGCTATCTCGAGAACACCTACGCCATCACCAAGTACGCCCTGCGGAACGTGCGCACGGCGAACTTCACGTTCCACGACACGCCGTCCGACGTCACGTCCACGCCGGGCTTTCGCGATGCGGGGTTCGACAACTTCGGGCCGTCCTACGAGGACTGGCGCGACGCCGAGGTGCTGTTGATGTGCGGCACGGACCCCTACGAGACCAAGACCATCCTCTTCACCGACTGGATCATGCCCGGCATCCAGAACGGGCAAAAGGCCATCTTCATGCTGCCGCGCCGCACCGCCGGCGTCGCCTATGCGGAAAGCCAGGGCGGCCTGTACATCGACATCCAGCCGGGCACCGACCTGCCGGTGCTGATGGCCATCGCGCGGGTGATCGTCGAGAACGGGTGGGAGGACCGGGAGTGGATCCGCGATTGGGTCAACTCCAAGTGGGAGAGCTCGTCCGGTTTCGGACAGGGCACGCGCAACACGCCGTGGCAGTGGCGCACGACCTGGGGCATGTTCCAGACCGACGGGTTCGAGGACTGGAAGAAGTGGCTGCTGGCCCAGGACTACGCGGTGCCGGAAAAGGCCGCCGCCATCGCCGACATCGACGTCCGGAAGATCTATACCGCCGCCGAGTGGATGGCGAAGCCGCGTGCCGATGGCTCCCGGCCCAAGACCTCGATCATGATCGAGAAGGGCTGTTACTGGTCCAACAACACCGGCAACACCAACGCCATCGCCTCCCTGGGCATCGTCTGCGGCGCCGGGGGACGGCCCGGCCAGGTCGTCGGCCGAGCCGGCGGACACCAGCGCGGCGGCCTGCGGGGCGGCAGCTACCCGCGCAACAAGAGCCCGGAGAAGCTGCCGGGCCGGCGCAGGAGAGCGCTGGATACCGACCGCTACCTGATGTCCGGACACACGCGCCTCGCTCACGTCATCGGCAACACCTGGGTCCAGGGCATGTGCGGCACCCAGTCCCTGCAGGAGAAGTTCGACGAGTTGACGACGCGCAACCCGCACCAGGTGCGGAGCTTCGACCGCGAGGAGGTCGTTGAAACGCTGAAGCGGCGGGTGGACTCCGGGGGCATGGCGGTGTGGGACCAGGATATCTACCTGGTGGATCCCATCGGCGCACGCTACGCCGACATCGTGTTTCCGGCCGCCGGCTGGGGCGAGGAGACCTTCACCCGGGCCAACGGCGAGCGTCGCATCCGCCTCTACCCCAAGTTCTACGACGCCCCCGGCGAGGCCCGGCCGGACTGGTGGATCATCGCGCAACTGGCGCGGAAGATGGGCTTCGAGGGCTTCGACTGGGAGGATTCCAACCAGGTGCTGGAAGAGGGTGCGCGTTTCTCACGGGGCTCGCGCAAGGATTTCTTCGCGGTCAAGGTGGCCGCCCAACGCGAGGGCAAGACCCTTCACGACAAGCTCCGTGAGTTCGGCAACAACGGCATCCAGGGTCCGGTTCTCATGCGCGCCGACGGCACCCTGGAGGAGACCAAGCGCCTCCATGACGTAAACCGGGTGCTGCCGGACGACGGTCCGGCCGGCGCCACGGTCTTCAACAAGAAGCTGACGCACTTCAACACCCAGACCGGGAAACTGAACCTGCAGAAGGCGCCGTGGGAACTCTTCTCCGGCTACTGGGAGTGGATGAAGCCGCGGGAAGGGGAGATCTGGATCACCTCCGGGCGCATCAACGAGCGCTGGCAGTCGGGTTATGACGACCGGCGGCGCCCCTACATCGAGCAGCGCTGGCCCGAGAACTGGATCGAGCTGCACCCCGACGACGCTCGCGCGCGGGGGTTGGAGAGCGGCGACTACGCGACGGTCTATTCCGACCGCATCCCGGTGCAGAAGGAAACGATCCTCGGCGTCGAGGCGGATGATTTCGATTTCACCGCGCTGCTCCGTAACGGCTACATCGAGCTGACCCGCGGCGCCATCACCGCGGTGGTGATCGTGACTCCGGCCATCAAGAAGGGCGTCGGCTTCATGGATTTCCTGCAGACCAGCCAGCCCGCCAACGCCCTCTCGGGCCGCGTGGTGGACTGGGTCAGCGGCAACTACAACTACAAGATGGGGGTGGGACGGCTGAGGCGCCTGGGCGAGAGCCCCTACAAGCGCCAGTTCCGCAGCATGTCGTTCGCCCGCCGCGACATGATCTAGGGTGGTGTCTCACAAATCGGTTTGCAAAGATGCGCGGCGAACCGGCAATTATCGTGTCGCGCCGGCTTCCTTCAGCCGATCCGCAATGGCGGTGTGCCCTTGGCGCGTTGCCGCTTTCAGCGCGGTCAGTCCCGCCGTCCGCGGATTCCGGCCACCTCTCCGCCTCTCCCCGGGGATCATGTGATTCACGTCCGCGCCGGCTTCGATCAAAGCGTCCACAAGATCCGCTTTTCCGAGAAAGGAGGCCAGCATCAGGGGAGACGCACCTGACAGCGACGCATCTGAACCGGCCAAGGCGTCCGGAAGGGTCCGGTTGACGTCCGCTCCCGTTTCGATCAGCACGCGGGCGATCCGGTATTCGTTTCTGCCGAGCGCCAGTAGCAGCGGCGTTGCGCCCGCCAGCGAATACTTCCTGTGCACCTCGGGACCCGGCAGAGTCAGATTGGGGTCGGCTCCCGCGCCCAGCAGCAGCCGCACGATCCGCTCGTCCCCTTTTTGGATCGCCAGCAGAAGCGCGGAAGCGCCGTCCGCGCTGTCTCCGGGAGCGTGAAATACGCCATTGACGTCACCGCCCGCCCGGATGGCGACGTCCACCGCGTCTCCGAAACCCATCGCGGCCGCGATGACCAGGGCGGTCGCCCGCTGCGTCCCGAACGCCAACACCGTATCGACGTCCGCGCCCGCCTCGATGGCGCGAGAGAGCGCATCCGCCTTCCCCTTTTCCGCTGCCCCCCGGAAGTACAGCAGCCGCTCCTCCGCATCCTTCAAGTCGGCGTCCAGGCGCACCACCGCCAGTTCGGCGCTGCGCGTCTTGTCCCCGGCCCCGCCCGCGACCCGCACCGTGACCTTGCTCTTCCCTACGGGCAAGTCTTTCAAGGAGGTGAGCACATCGGCCCGCAGTTGCCTGTCGCCCAGGCTGATATCGATACCGTCCATGCGCGGACCGGGCTTCAGCGCGACGCCGCCCGGCCCGATACCGGTCACTTCGATCCTCGCGCCAGACGGCACCGCCGACGCCAGGATCGAGATTTCCGTCACCCGGTAGCCGATCCGCACCGAATAGGAGCTTACGTCGCTCCGGAAAACCGGACTGAGTTCCAGCCGCTTTTCCAGCCGCGGCGTGAACATGCCGACCAGTCCCTTGCCCAGGCTTTCCAGGCCCTTCTCCAAGCCGCCGCTGAAATCCGCCCGCGCGGTTCGGAAGGGTGCACCCTCCCATACCTCCAGCGCGCTCAGACCCGTCTGGTTCGGCGGGGGTTTTTCCTGCGCCGACGCCAACGCGAGCCAGAGCATCGCGGCCGTAACCGCAAGGACCAACGTCCGCAACGCCAAATGTCGGAGCCCCGAGCCGCTCGGCTGCTGCAATCTCCTGCTCATGCCTGGCCTCGTCTCACCACTGTCACGGAACCGTCCCCGTGCCCAAACCGCAATATGGGCCTCGTACTCCCGTCATCGGCCGGGAGGGCGCACCCCTTTGCGGGCGCCCGCCGCTGCGCCGCTTTTCCCGTCTCTCGGCAATTATTGGAGGGAAGTGTCGAAGTCAACCGAGTGCAGGAACGGCCGCACCCGCGGGCCTGACGGTGCGCTTCGGCTCGTCGCCACCTTGACCGCGGTTTGTCTTTCCGTGAGAGTACGCCATGCGGAGGACGCTCAAGTGAAGCGGGGCAGGACGCTTTCTTCCACTCTTGCGTGAGTTTGTCGCATGCACGATCCCATTCAGGCCATCTCCCGTTATCTCCGGGCGCCCGAAGAACCCATTCGTTGCGCGGCCGCCCGCGCCCTCGGCGCCTCGGGCGACGAGGAGGCGGCGCCGGCCTTGGTGGAGGCGTTGGTGGACCCGGATCCGGACGTACGCGCGGATGTCATGGTGGCGCTGGCGCGCTGCGCCCGGCCGCGGGACGCCGCCGCGATCCGGCGTTCGTTGCAGGGCGACCCGGTGGGCGAGGTCAAGACGGCGGCCGTGGGGGCCTTGAGCCGGCTCCGGGACGAAGCCTCCACGGCGTTGCTGCGGGCGCTGGCGCGAGATCGATGCGCGTCCGACGTGGCGTGGGAAGAGGGTTCCTGGGACGACTGGCTCGACGTGCAGGTGGCCGCCATCGCCGCCCTCGGGGAAATGGGCGCGGAGGCCGCGGCGGATGACTTGCTCCGGGTCCGGTCCGACGAGGCCGGCCAGGAACTCGACCACGTGGTCTTCGCCGCTCTCGCGAAGATGCCGGGGCGCGGAATCGCGGCCCTCCTCGACTTCCTGAACGACGGCGACGAGCGGGTTCGGCAACGGGCTCTGGCGACGCTGGCGCGGGCCGGCCGGGAACGGCTGGCGCCGCTGCGCGACCGTCTGGTCGGCGATCCGAGCGCGGGCGTGCGCCGGCTCGCGGCGGACAACCTGGATGCCGGCGACCCGGCCTTGCCTGAAATGGCCCTGAACGACCCGGATCCTTCGGTTCGCGCGGCCGCGCTGGCGCGGGTCGTGCCCGGGCGGCCGGACATCGGGCGGCGTGCGCTTGCCGATACCGCACCGGCGGTCTGCCGCGTGGCCCTCGAAGCGCTGGCCGGGTGCTTGTCCCCGGCGGATGAGCCGGACCTCGGCGCGAAGTTGGAAACGTGGTTGCGTGACGGGGACACACCCTTGGCGGCCGCGTCCGCGCGGGTGCTGCCCAAGGTGGAGGGGGAGGACGCCCTGAGCGTGCTGCGGGAGAGGGCGACGGATGCGGAAACGGCCGTCGAGGTACGTATCGCCGCGCTCGGTTCGCTGGGAAAGATCGGTACCCGTGACGCGCTGGCCGCGTTGCGTCCGGCGGCGGCAGATCCGGTCCGGCAGGTCCGGTTGGCCGCGTTGGCGGCGGCGGCGGCGCTGACCCACGACGCATCCGAGGACGTCCGCGGCCAAGCGCGCGACTTGTTGGTCGACGCCGTGCGTGGCCGGCTGCGGGCGCCGGAGTCCCTTCACGACGAGGTTCCGGACCAGGCAGGTACCGGGGAGGGAAGCGGGCCGGTCGCCATTACGCCCGAAGGCGGCATCGTCCCCGTGGATGCGCCGGCGCCGGGCGCTGCCGCGGCCGGTTCGGACGGCGATGTCGGAGGCTTGTCCTACCCTCGCTCCACCCTCGAAGCGATTCAGGCAACGGAGACGACGGCGCCTTCCCCGGAGCTTTCGCCCTCCTCGTCGCGCGGCGGCCGGGCGCGCTCCCGCCGCGTGCCGGTGGAAGGGGCGGACGACATCGACGCCGACATCCGCCTGGTGGCGGTCCGTCTGGCGGCGGACTGCGCGGCCGAGGGGATCGACGAGTCACTGGCCGAAGCGGCCGAAGCGGCGACACCCGACCTGCGCGCGGCGGCGGTCGAGGCCGTCGCCCAACGCGCGCGGGCCATGCCCTTGCCGCCCGGCCTCCGGGCAGTCCTGATTCGGTGTCTGGGATGCGACGACGCGCGGGTGCGCTGCGCCGCGGCGCGGGCCGTGACCGGCACGGGGCACGATGCGGCTTCAAGGATCGTCCCATTGCTTGACGATACCGATGCCTCGGTGCGCGCGGCAGCGGTGACGGCTGTTGCCGGGGTCCATCGCGAGGCGGTCATGCGCGCCCTCGGCGACCCTTCGCGGCTGGTCCGCCGAGCCGCCGCGGACGCCATGGCGGCGGGTCATGACAGCGGCGCGCTCGAAGCTGGTTTGAGGAAGCTCGTGGACGGCGGCTGGAGCGACAGCCTCACCGATACCTCCCGGCGGCACCCCGAGGCGCGACAGCTCCTGCTCCGAATGGTGGCCGCCGGCGAGGTCGCGGGGCAGGCGCTGCTGGTGATCCTGGAGGCCTTGGCCGGTGACGGGGTGTAGAAGCCCGTCTCACTTTCCGGACGGCTCGCGGGCGGCCGCACGGTCGCCGGTGAGGAGCCGTCGGTCTCCGTCCTTCTCGAAATGGTAGCGGTGACACGTCAGACAGCGGGCCAGCCCGGTCTTCTCCCGGTGACAGGTGGCGCAGTCGGCGGGTGACACGGGCGCGAACCCGGCCGCGCTTCGCCGGGACTCCTTGCTCTCCGCCACCCGGTGACAGGAAACGCATCCATTTTGGAGGACCGCCTGCCGATGGGACCGGTGCGAGAAGGTCCGCAGATGCCGGAGTGTGTCCGGCTCGATGCTCGGATCCGTTGCGCGCGCCGTGCCGGATCCCGATCCGGGAGGTTCGCCCACTCGCGCCGGCGGGACGTGGCGCGTCGCTCGGGCGAACCAGTTCAGACGCGGGACCGGTTGCGTTCCGCCACCGGAGGCGGGAGTCCCTTCCACGCGGCTGACGTGGCACTTGGCGCAGCCTGCCGACGGCGCCTCTTCGTCAGTGAGCACGGCAAACAGCGCGGCGCCGGTGTCGGTCGGGGTGGTGGACAACGTCAGCCAGCCGCGCAGGAAACGGTCCGCGTGTCCGGTGGGCCGGTAGCGCAGCGCCAGCTCGTGGTATCGCCAGCCGCCGTAGCGCAGCCATTCTTCCATGTCCTCGACGCCCTCCGGGTCGTCCAGGTCCAATTCGATGGCGCGGGTCTCCATCGTTTCGCCCTGTTGGTGCCGTTCAAGCTCGTCCGCCAACTCGGGAAACCATTGATCCGCCGCGTGGCGCACCACCTCGAATGGCAGAGAACCGGCCAGATCGGCCTTGACCGTGGAAGACGGTTGCGCTGCCTCTACGAATACCGAAGGTCCTTCCCGCACCAGGTCACGGGTCAGCTTCTTGAACGCCCAGGCCAGTTGGGCGGCGGCCCGTCTCTCTTCCTCGCCGGCATCGGCCAGATCCAGCAGGTCGGCCTCGTTGACGGTCTTCATGTCGGCGGCGTCCAGATACCCGCCGGCCTCGAGCATCAGCCGCAGGAATGCGTTGGGCTCGGCCTCGGCATCCACCGGCCAGTCGCCGATGCCGGCGTCGGCCAGCACTTCGAGGTCCAGGCCGGGCGGGGCCAGGAACTCCAGATCCGGCGAGCCCGCGACCGGGCGGGTGAGCTCGGCCTCATGGCAAGACGCGCAGGCGCTGAAGCCGTCGATGGCCATCTCGCCGGTGTGGCACGTCCCGCAGGTCGCGGGGGGCGTGGCGCCATCCTTGGCCGCGGCGGCGAAGTGCCGGCTGAAGTGGTTGCCGTGGTCGAAGGCGACCCTGGATACAGGGTGATGGGGATAGTCGGTGAAAGGAGGGTGTCCGGCGAAACCGGTGAATGCACCCGTGTGACAGACCTGGCAGCGGGCGTCGGTCATGGCGGTGGCGACGAAGTCGCGGCCCTCGTGTTCGCGGTGGCAGACGGCGCAGGCGATGGACCCCCGGGCTCCCGGGGTGTCCGACATCGCGTAGTCCGCCGGCAGCACCGCCGCCGCCAGACGCGTCGTCAGCGAAGCGCGGCGCGTCTCGGACCACGCCCGCCGGCTCTCGTCCTGGTCCGTCGCCGCCGGGTGAGCGGCCGGCGGGA is a window encoding:
- a CDS encoding ankyrin repeat domain-containing protein, whose product is MSRRLQQPSGSGLRHLALRTLVLAVTAAMLWLALASAQEKPPPNQTGLSALEVWEGAPFRTARADFSGGLEKGLESLGKGLVGMFTPRLEKRLELSPVFRSDVSSYSVRIGYRVTEISILASAVPSGARIEVTGIGPGGVALKPGPRMDGIDISLGDRQLRADVLTSLKDLPVGKSKVTVRVAGGAGDKTRSAELAVVRLDADLKDAEERLLYFRGAAEKGKADALSRAIEAGADVDTVLAFGTQRATALVIAAAMGFGDAVDVAIRAGGDVNGVFHAPGDSADGASALLLAIQKGDERIVRLLLGAGADPNLTLPGPEVHRKYSLAGATPLLLALGRNEYRIARVLIETGADVNRTLPDALAGSDASLSGASPLMLASFLGKADLVDALIEAGADVNHMIPGERRRGGRNPRTAGLTALKAATRQGHTAIADRLKEAGATR
- a CDS encoding HEAT repeat domain-containing protein, producing the protein MHDPIQAISRYLRAPEEPIRCAAARALGASGDEEAAPALVEALVDPDPDVRADVMVALARCARPRDAAAIRRSLQGDPVGEVKTAAVGALSRLRDEASTALLRALARDRCASDVAWEEGSWDDWLDVQVAAIAALGEMGAEAAADDLLRVRSDEAGQELDHVVFAALAKMPGRGIAALLDFLNDGDERVRQRALATLARAGRERLAPLRDRLVGDPSAGVRRLAADNLDAGDPALPEMALNDPDPSVRAAALARVVPGRPDIGRRALADTAPAVCRVALEALAGCLSPADEPDLGAKLETWLRDGDTPLAAASARVLPKVEGEDALSVLRERATDAETAVEVRIAALGSLGKIGTRDALAALRPAAADPVRQVRLAALAAAAALTHDASEDVRGQARDLLVDAVRGRLRAPESLHDEVPDQAGTGEGSGPVAITPEGGIVPVDAPAPGAAAAGSDGDVGGLSYPRSTLEAIQATETTAPSPELSPSSSRGGRARSRRVPVEGADDIDADIRLVAVRLAADCAAEGIDESLAEAAEAATPDLRAAAVEAVAQRARAMPLPPGLRAVLIRCLGCDDARVRCAAARAVTGTGHDAASRIVPLLDDTDASVRAAAVTAVAGVHREAVMRALGDPSRLVRRAAADAMAAGHDSGALEAGLRKLVDGGWSDSLTDTSRRHPEARQLLLRMVAAGEVAGQALLVILEALAGDGV